A segment of the Populus alba chromosome 9, ASM523922v2, whole genome shotgun sequence genome:
ttgaaaatatatgtttaagTATTTAATGGCCTATTTAACAGTCTCAGAACCAAGTTGCAGCTTCATTTGATGAGTTGTAAAATTTCTTTCACTCTGTGTTATAGATTTTTGAGATTGTCAATCTGGCAAATGAGCTTCTTCCTCCACTTCCACATGGAACTATCTCTCTCCCAACCAGCTCTAGCATGTTGGTCAAAGGATCTGTTGTGAAGAAGTCTCCTTCCAGTAGTTCTGGGAAGCAAGATGACATCAATGGAAATGTTCCTGAGGTCTCAGCTCGtgagaaattattaaatgatcAACCAGAACTTCTGCAGCAATTTGGAATGGACCTTCTTCCTGTTCTGATACAGGTCAGTTTTTACGTGGACTTTGCAGTGTCTAAACTGCtagtttctgttttttgttcACTGAAGTTGATAATAATGGCATCATCTGCTTTGATAAGCAGATTTATGGTTCCAGTGTCAACAGTCCTGTTCGCCACAAGTGTCTCTCAGTTATTGGGAAGTTGATGCACTTCAGCAATGCAGAGATGATTCAGTCTCTACTTAGCATGACAAACATATCAAGGTAAAGCAACTTTAatccatgcttcttcttttgATATACACTTGTCACGTTTAGTCATATGAGTACTTATCCGTGTTATTTGTTCCTCTAGTTTCCTAGCTGGGGTGTTAGCATGGAAAGATCCACATGTCTTGGTTCCTGCCCTTCAAGTAGCCGAGATTCTTATGGAAAAACTTCCTGGGACTTTCTCCAAGATTTTTGTCAGAGAAGGTGTGGTTTATGCTGTAGATCAACTTATCTTAGCTGGAAACCCAAATACTGCTTCTACCCATGGTTCTTCTGCTGAAAAGGATAATGAGTCTGTTCCTGGAACTTCATCACGTTCCAGGCGTTACAAACGTCGCAGTGGGAGCTCAAATCCTGAAGCAAATTCATCTGAAGAATCCAAAAATCCTATTTCTGCAAATGCTGGCTCACCTCCAAGTTCTATAGAAATCCCAATGGTCAATTCAAATTTGCGAATGGCAGTCAGTGCATGTGCTAAAGCTTTCAGAGATAAGTACTTCCCCTCAGATCCCGGGGCTGCTGAAGACGGGGTTACTGATGACCTTTTACACTTGAAGAATCTCTGCACAAAGTTGAATGCTGGTGTTGATGACCAAAAGACTAAAGCAAAGGGAAAATCAAAGGCTTCTGCATCCCGTCTTATTGACAGCTCCACAAATAAGGAAGAGTACTTGATTGGGGTGATATCCGAGATGCTAGCAGAGCTTGGCAAAGGGGATGGTGTATCCACTTTTGAGTTTATTGGCAGTGGTGTTGTGGCAACcttgctgaattttttttcttgtggctATTCTACTAAGGAGAAAATTTCAGAAGCTAACCTGCCAAAGCTTCGGCAACAAGCACTAAGAAGATTTAAGTCATTTGCTATTCTGGCCCTTCCTTCCAGCATTGATGAAGGGGGTGCGGCACCCATGGCTGTCTTAGTTCAGAAGCTTCAAAATGCTTTGTCATCCTTGGAGCGTTTCCCTGTTGTTCTGAGCCATTCTTCTAGGTCATCTAGTGGAGGTGCACGCCTGTCTTCTGGATTAAGTGCACTATCTCAACCTTTTAAGTTGCGTCTCTGTCGGGCCCAAGGGGAAAAGGCTCTCCGTGATTACTCTTCCAATGTTGTACTTATTGATCCATTAGCAAGTTTAGCTGCCGTAGAAGAATTTCTTTGGCCGCGAGTGCAGCGAAGTGAAACTGGTCACAAGGCTTCAGCATCTGCAGGAAACTCTGAATCTGGGACTGCACAGCCTGGAGCTGGTGCATCATCTCCATCTACCTCTATCCCTGCTTCTGCTACTCGTCGTCATTCTTCAAGATCCAGATCATCTGTTAATATAGGAGATTCAGCTAGAAAGGAACCGATACCAGAGAAAAGCACAAGCACATCAAAGGGAAAGGGCAAAGCTGTTTTGAAACCACCCCTGGAGGAGACAAAAGGACCTCAAACTAGAAATGCTGCTCGTAGAAGAGCAGCCATTGATAAAGATGCACAAATGAAACCTGTGAATGGGGATTCTAGTTCTGAGGTATGGTGTAGTTCAAGGATACCATGATTAAATTGTTCGTAAGTCTTAACTCACAATATCAAAACcgttagaattttaaaattctatttcTGTGAGGATGTCAGCCAGCTATGTTGCACTGCTATCTAATATTTACTAATCTTAGCTGAATAAACTAGTTCAATGAACCTCCCAAGTAACTAAAACTAGTTTAAATCAGTTCCAACTTTTTCATAAGTTCTGGTAATGAAAGTACAGGACTTTAGGAGTCTTTAGAGGGTCATTCCTCGGTATGGAACTCTCTGCAGTTGTATGTGGATTGCAGTTCACATCAATCAAGTCTTGCGAGAAGTCTATGGTAGCCTTTTCTGAAGAAAACTGGACTTATTTGAATGCTGCTCATTTCGTAACCCGCTAATCAATTGAAACTAGTCCATACAAGACATATCATATATTTAGTATCTTGAAAGTAGTGTTGCTTTTGAATTAACTCTTTGAATGTTTTTTGTAGGATGAGGAATTGGATATATCTCCTGTTGAGATCGATGATGCATTGGTGATTGAAGATGATGACATCTctgatgatgacgatgatgaccATGAAGATGTATGTGCTCtgattgctttctctcttttgttaattacatattttatatattataaattccTCCTGTATCTAAGCATTTGTCTGATTACTGCCCCTTTTGGATTTAGCTTTCATTACCATGGTCTtgaaaaagcaatgaaaaaagtatttttgagtTTTCAAAACCTGGAGTTATGATGGCTACAGAACCACTggaaatcagtttttttttttttttgcctcaaATACTGCTTTTTGCAAACTCAATCTGTTGTTTGCTGTCTAACAACCTTAATTTATTGTCTTGGTTCTTGACGGAGAGTAAATTGCAATAAGGCCCGTAGTAAAGTTTCACCACTTTCTAGTTTCATTAATACCTTTTTCCCCCAGGTGTTAAGAGATGATTCTCTTCCTGTTTGCATGCCTGAAAAGGTACATGATGTGAAACTGGGTGCTGCATCAGAGGATAGCAATGTTGCACCACCAGCAAGTGACAGCCAAAGTAATCCTGCTTCTGGTTCTAGTAGCAGGGCTGTTGCTGTTAGGGGTTCGGATTCCACTGATTTTAAGAGTGGTAGTTCTTATGGATCTAGGGGAGCTATGTCATTTGCCGCCGCTGCCATGGCTGGGCTTGGATCTGCTAATGGCAGAGGCATCAGGGGAGGAAGAGATCGACAAGGACGTCCCTTGTTTGGTAGCTCTAGTGACCCTCCAAAGTTAATCTTTACTGCTGGTGGGAAGCAACTGAATAGGCATTTGACAATCTATCAGGCCATCCAGCGACAACTTGTTCTGGAAGAGGATGATGAAGACAGGTACGGTGGCAGGGATTTTATCTCCAGTGATGGGAGTAGGCTTTGGAGTGATATATATACCCTTGCATATCAAAGGGCAGATGGCCAAGCTGATAGGGCTTCTGTTGGGGGCCCAAGTTCTAGTGCATCAAAGTCTATCAAAGGTGGCTCGTCCAATTCAAACTCAGATACCCAAGTGCACCGCATGTCACTTTTAGATAGCATCTTGCAAGCGGAACTTCCTTGTGATTTGGAAAAATCTAATCCTACTTATAATATATTGGCTCTACTACGTATACTTGAGGGTTTGAACCAGCTTGCTCCTCGTCTGAGAGTTCAGCTAGTTTCTGACAACTTTTCTGAGGGGAAAATCTCAAGCTTGGATGAGTTGATGACTGCTACTGGTGTCAGGGTTCCTGCTGAAGAATTCATAAATAGCAAGCTCACACCTAAATTAGCTCGACAAATTCAAGATGCCCTTGCTCTGTGCAGTGGGAGCCTTCCGTCATGGTGTTATCAATTAACAAAAGCATGCCCATTCCTGTTCCCTTTTGAGACCCGGCGACAATACTTCTATTCAACTGCTTTTGGATTATCCCGTGCTTTGTATCGTCTTCAGCAGCAGCAGGGGGCTGATGGTCATGGATCAGCGAATGAAAGAGAGGTGAGGGTTGGAAGATTACAACGCCAGAAAGTTCGTGTGTCCCGAAACCGTATTTTGGATTCTGCTGCAAAAGTAATGGAGATGTATTCTAGCCAGAAGGCTGTGCTTGAAGTAGAATATTTTGGTGAGGTTGGTACAGGGTTGGGTCCCACCTTAGAGTTCTACACGCTTTTGAGTCACGATCTTCAGAAAGTCACTCTTGGAATGTGGAGGTCAAATTCAGCAGCAGAGAAACCTTCAATGGAACTTGATGGAGATGATGACAAAAATGGAAAATCCAATAACGAATCTGGTACTGCTGTTGCTGCAGATCTTGTCCAGACTACACTTGGTTTGTTCCCTCGTCCTTGGCCGCCAACTGCTAGTGCTTCTGAGGGGAGCCAAATATATAAGACCATCGAGTATTTCCGGCTGGTTGGACGGGTGATGGCCAAAGCTCTTCAAGATGGACGGCTTTTGGACCTACCACTTTCGATGGCATTTTATAAGCTCGTGCTTGGTCAAGTAGGCTATTGAACCATTTCGTTTTACTGCACATTAGCTACATTTTATCATCCCACTAGTTATGTCTGTTGGTTGAAATATATATCCTCTTATTAATCGCAGGAACTTGATTTGTATGATATTCTTTCGTTTGATGCTGAATTTGGGAAGACTTTACAAGAATTGCATGCCCTTGTTTGTCGGAAACATTATTTAGAATCAATAGGGAGTGATCATGAAGCCATTGGTGATTTACATTTTCATGGGACCCCGATAGAAGATCTCTGCTTGGATTTTACTCTTCCGGGCTATCCAGACTACATTTTGAAGCCAGGAGATGAAACTGTAGAGAACTTATCCTAACTTCAATATCCTTTTGAATTTGGATGTAATATTTCTTGCTTAAACTGCCCTCCATtctgatgatttatttttcttcaaattttgttATAACCTTCAGGTCAATATCAATAACTTGGAGGAATTCATATCCTTGGTAGTTGACGCAACTGTCAAGACTGGGATTACGCGACAAATGGAAGCATTTAGAGATGGGTTCAATCAGGTTCAGTTTCATCTGTTTCTTATGAATTCAGcaattattaaaagataattttgtgCCTTGGATGTTTAATTAACTTGTATAAATTTGAAGCTTGATGGCGTTTCCTGcattatatatttgattgatgCCTGCTATTTATACTTAAATCATCTGCTGTTTATGTATCAATGTTACCTAAATCTGTTACAAATTTACAACTGCCTTGATTTTTGGAtttcacattcttttttttcttatgtttcgAGTTCCAATAATTCCTGTTCTGCTTAACAATTAGGTTTTTGACATCTCCTCATTGCAAATATTCACTCCACAAGAATTGGATTATTTGCTTTGCGGTCGCAGAGAGTTGTGGGAGGTAACTCTCTCTCTTTCAGCCATTTATGCATTATGAGACTGGAACTTTTTTTCTGTATTATTTATTGGATGCTTTGACCAATGCAGCCTGATACACTTGTTGatcatataaaatttgatcatgGATACACTGCCAAGAGTCCAGCCATTGTTAACGTATGTCTTTTACTTCAATTTTTGAGGATCATGTTTTGGAGAATATGCATCTGTGTTTTTAATCTTATCTGATTGTTTTGTTGCTGGGGTTGCAATGTTTTTAGCTGCTTGAGATTATGGGAGAGTTTACACCGGATCAGCAGCGTGCATTCTGCCAGTTTGTTACTGGGGCACCCAGGCTACCACCTGGAGGTCTGGCTGTCCTAAACCCAAAATTAACCATTGTGAGAAAGGTATGGCCATGAAGCTGTGTATCTGTTGCAATTTAATGTTCTGTTCGGGGCATGCTATGCTGAATGGGCATTACATTTTAGTAGTGCTTGCATGTCTAGTCATATATGAGCTTCTATAGGCTGTCATGGAAAGGTTATTAAAATGCCTTTTCAGCTAGGATTTCCATAAAATACAATCATAAGATGAATTGTAAAATCATGTGTTGAAATAAATTAAGTGCACAGATATGGGAAATCTTATACTATGATGTAGTTTGCAATAGTGACCATGGTGGCCtgagcaataaaaataatgcatgGAGTCATGCGTATGGTACTGTAATTGATTTGAGGTGCTTCTTGTTTgcacaagaaaaacaaagggtACTGTTATTGATTGGAGGTTCTTTTTTGTGCCCCCCTTTTCCTATGAAGTGGAATTATGCATGCTCCTTGAATTACAATTGGCAATTGATACCATAAACTGCAAAAATAGAATGCTTGATCACTTGAAAGAATAATTTTTCAACCATCAAAGTTGGGTAAGATATATCAGATGACCATCCCtggttgtgttttttattgtgCATTGAATTGTCTGGTGTTACATAGTCTTAAAAAATTCCCATTTCATGTGTATTTATAAACTATGAGCTGTGGCGTAAATGAAATTCTAATATTTTCCTCATACCTGCATAAGTATGTGGAATAGCTATTGGGCAGTGTGggtttcgtgttttttttttggggcaGGGGATGATGCACAGGTATTGTTTCCCGGGGCAGCAACACGTGGTAGTTtgtcatgtatttttaaatggcATCTTCCTGTAAATTAAATGGTTAAGTTTTTCGTCTTTTATTTGAGCAAGATTGTCATCTGTATGTCTTAGCTGTCAAAgccatcttttattttctttagctGCCTATAACAATAGCATTTCTGGATGCAGCATTCTTCATCTGCAGGGAATGCAATGCCAAATGGAACTGGACCTTCAGAATCAGCTGATGATGACTTGCCCAGTGTCATGACTTGTGCTAATTACCTAAAGCTTCCTCCTTACTCTACCAAGGTACTGTATTTGGTTATCATAATGGAACTCAcaaattttttcttatcatgCTAACTATGCTGTATTTCTCAGTGGTATCTTGGTTAATGCCTGCTTAGTCGTCTGGGAATTTTTACATCTTCTGGTGCTTACTATAGTTGTGCTTTAAACAGGAAGTTATGTACAAGAAATTGCTGTACGCAATCAGTGAAGGGCAGGGATCTTTTGATCTGTCATGAGTATTTTTGAGTAGGTGATCTAATCTCTGTATATTTACATCACAAGAATCCCAGACTTTTTCCCGGGATGCATTTGAGATTACAAGGCTTCTTTTCGGTGCTTCTTTAAGCTATGTCATCAAGGTCAGGTCATAAATTCTTGTGGAGGCTCTTGGCAAATTTTGTTATTGGAGCTGGATAGAATGTTTGCCTGGATAGCTCACCCATTTGTTCTCTAAACTCTCTGTATATGCAGCTCATCGAAGACGTCCTCTGATATTTAcgattatgaaattattttattggtaCTTCTATGGCAGGATGTCTTTGGTTCCTTAAATTTTGCGGGTTAAATTTTTCAGGTTGGTAGCTGCCGCATTTTCATGCTGTAAAGAAGGAACATGTGGAGGCGTGTTCAGTTGCTAATTCTtgtaaataaatagaaaaatttcaatttttttcctgacTTTCTTTGTCCGATAGAATGAATATACATGTATTTCAAGTAATGGTGGGAATGGcaaaataaacattgaaatATTTCTACCCCCTCCCTTTTTtcgtaattttgttttttattttatttcttgcatttttttgttttgaaatgtattttgtaggttatattatcaaattcaaaaactcTTTTGTTGTTATACAAGAAACGGGAGGTAAAATCAAACGAAACAAATAACAAAGTACATTTTAGGTTGCCTTGTTTCATTTTATATTGTAGTCAAGTACCCCTTCCATTCTTCGACCGTTCTGTTCACTTTGCCTATGTCCATTTATGTGTGCGGGTTCGGTCTCCAGCGCTGGCTGATTTTAACAATAGAGGGGGAGAGGATATGGAATTCTGAATCAGCATATCACTCCAGCCCATCGTGGCTGGTTGAAGTTGGAACCTGTGTCTGAACTTCCCTACTACCAGACAAGGCAGGCAGGCCTGCATGATTCCCATCACGTTTGGGGTTTATAATCACCAAAATCCCTCACAAAACAACGAAAGTTTAGCAGCTGATATTCGCGTCCAATCCGCAAGTTGCATGAAATTCCCATGCATTAGGATGAAGTAAATAACCATCCAATCCCTAACATGATCCATGCATGTCGACACAAACCCACCCATACTTCAAAGCATGACGTAACATCTGTCAATCCCAGTTTTGGTCTTTGCTTTTGTCATCAGAGTCAAAAGCCCCAGAACTGCACCAGCTTCTTCATTCGCAAATGGAGGCCCTACGCTCTCAGCGTGTGAAGAAGTTACACCTTCACGTTATACAAACCACGCTATCTTCCTTGATGTAAACCTAATTAGAGACAGATGGCTTTGCCCCTTGTCACCATTACCACAGCTTTAATACTAACCTTTTTGACTAggatgataaatataaaatcctCAGAATGTAGCTCCCAACATCTGAACATCTAATTTTATCCATTTCACGCTTCCATTTGGAAAATGGTACTCCAGTCTGTTGTgttggccttttcttttttggaaaaaaaaaatttgaatcgttttagtttctaattgttttggtgtgtgggttttaaatttaaataactaGATTGAGGATCTAAGTAACGATCGAGAAAATTATCTTCATAAAACTCAAGTTTCCTGTTGATTTCTTTTCCCGACAGGTAAGAGTGCTTTCAGTCCAGTTTTCATATGGAGAGATTAAATTTCTTTGTAAACTAGTTTTAAAGAAACCATTGATTTAACTAATATACTCACAAGAAGAAATCAACGGTGCCTTTCGAATCTATCtgctttcaaataaaatttatattacaaataaaaaataatctaccCCCCTACGATGGATTGTTAACCTGCCAATGAGCTGCTGGACTCTGGAGTACAGCAAATAACATTTGGGGGCAGTccatggtgatttttttttaaaaatattttttaaaataataccgttttaattgatttaaatcaattgatATCAACTCATTCAACTCTAACTCGGATTTTTAATGGAATTAtactttttttcaagtttaataactttgcttTGAAACGAGAGAATTGTGAGTTATATGTTAACATATATTTCCAAAATATCCTTCCtgtatattaattatttgacaGACATATATggctaaaaaataatactaataattacGTTTGTATGCTTAAATAAAATCTAACCACAATCTAGCTCCGAGCTTCAAAATTTTCGAATCCGGTTCTCACCATtacttttgttaattatttttcaaaaaaatggcTTTGCATCTGAATTTACAAAGCATTCCTGATCTTCATCCGTAATTGTGTGTAAAAAACTATTTGTATCGAAAATAGAACTTTATCTAGAAACGTAAAGAAGTAGAAACACTCAATAAAGCTTATCTACTAACAAagactaaaaatttaaaataatattaaaaaaagggatgaatttaattatcttaataagagaataacatttaatatacatcttTGATATTAATAGTTTGCAAGTTGATACATCTCGATATAAATATACAtgctaaatatattattataaaatagtaAGATAAATGATAGAGATTAGATGACACCCAAAGATAATGACCATGAGAGGATTAATGGCCATAGACAGATGACTCTCTCGCCAACTAGGTATACATAATATTATATACACATAGATTAATTACTCTTTGTTAGCATTTACTTATTGACAAGTATACGATATCGAGACATAATAGATACTCacataattatcaaattaatgtaTATCAGACCATATCGAATAGAATTTAATTCAACAAAATGCGAGTGCAAATTTAAGAATGAATaaatactcaaaaaataaagcaatatatataaatattcaagaaataaaCAAGTTGTACTTattatataatcaacaaatatatttattaatctttcATGCTTATTAAAGATAATCTCACTTACccggaaaacaaaaaaacaaaagataatggATGCAAAATCAGAGACTACTAAAGATCGTTAGGAAGAATGTTAACATAACCTTTAATGGATacagaaaacactaaaaaacaactCGAAGCAAAGTAACATAAAAGATTA
Coding sequences within it:
- the LOC118058814 gene encoding E3 ubiquitin-protein ligase UPL3, whose amino-acid sequence is METRSRKRAEASSSAATNTTGTTTRSNKRSRTNAATATATTTTATATRSRSTRAHPLPMDSTPVESSSSSRSRRNRNNNSNSESEKGKEKEHEVRVSRENREISNNLDSGNDNNNPNVDDDDDDDSEGGGIAAFHQNLTSASSALQGLLRKLGAGLDDLLPSPVMGSGSSSHQSGRLKKILSGLRADGEEGKQVEALTQLCEMLSIGTEESLSTFSVDSFVPVLVGLLNNESNPDIMLLAARAITHLCDVLPSSCAAVVHYGAVSCFVARLITIEYMDLAEQSLQALKKISQEHPTACLRAGALMAVLSYLDFFSTGVQRVALSTAANMCKKLPSDAADFVMEAVPLLTNLLQYHDAKVLEHASVCLTRIAEAFASSPDKLDELCNHGLVTQAASLISTSSSGGGQASLSTPTYTGLIRLLSTCASGSPLGAKTLLLLGVSGILKEILSGSGVSANSPVPPALSRPADQIFEIVNLANELLPPLPHGTISLPTSSSMLVKGSVVKKSPSSSSGKQDDINGNVPEVSAREKLLNDQPELLQQFGMDLLPVLIQIYGSSVNSPVRHKCLSVIGKLMHFSNAEMIQSLLSMTNISSFLAGVLAWKDPHVLVPALQVAEILMEKLPGTFSKIFVREGVVYAVDQLILAGNPNTASTHGSSAEKDNESVPGTSSRSRRYKRRSGSSNPEANSSEESKNPISANAGSPPSSIEIPMVNSNLRMAVSACAKAFRDKYFPSDPGAAEDGVTDDLLHLKNLCTKLNAGVDDQKTKAKGKSKASASRLIDSSTNKEEYLIGVISEMLAELGKGDGVSTFEFIGSGVVATLLNFFSCGYSTKEKISEANLPKLRQQALRRFKSFAILALPSSIDEGGAAPMAVLVQKLQNALSSLERFPVVLSHSSRSSSGGARLSSGLSALSQPFKLRLCRAQGEKALRDYSSNVVLIDPLASLAAVEEFLWPRVQRSETGHKASASAGNSESGTAQPGAGASSPSTSIPASATRRHSSRSRSSVNIGDSARKEPIPEKSTSTSKGKGKAVLKPPLEETKGPQTRNAARRRAAIDKDAQMKPVNGDSSSEDEELDISPVEIDDALVIEDDDISDDDDDDHEDVLRDDSLPVCMPEKVHDVKLGAASEDSNVAPPASDSQSNPASGSSSRAVAVRGSDSTDFKSGSSYGSRGAMSFAAAAMAGLGSANGRGIRGGRDRQGRPLFGSSSDPPKLIFTAGGKQLNRHLTIYQAIQRQLVLEEDDEDRYGGRDFISSDGSRLWSDIYTLAYQRADGQADRASVGGPSSSASKSIKGGSSNSNSDTQVHRMSLLDSILQAELPCDLEKSNPTYNILALLRILEGLNQLAPRLRVQLVSDNFSEGKISSLDELMTATGVRVPAEEFINSKLTPKLARQIQDALALCSGSLPSWCYQLTKACPFLFPFETRRQYFYSTAFGLSRALYRLQQQQGADGHGSANEREVRVGRLQRQKVRVSRNRILDSAAKVMEMYSSQKAVLEVEYFGEVGTGLGPTLEFYTLLSHDLQKVTLGMWRSNSAAEKPSMELDGDDDKNGKSNNESGTAVAADLVQTTLGLFPRPWPPTASASEGSQIYKTIEYFRLVGRVMAKALQDGRLLDLPLSMAFYKLVLGQELDLYDILSFDAEFGKTLQELHALVCRKHYLESIGSDHEAIGDLHFHGTPIEDLCLDFTLPGYPDYILKPGDETVNINNLEEFISLVVDATVKTGITRQMEAFRDGFNQVFDISSLQIFTPQELDYLLCGRRELWEPDTLVDHIKFDHGYTAKSPAIVNLLEIMGEFTPDQQRAFCQFVTGAPRLPPGGLAVLNPKLTIVRKHSSSAGNAMPNGTGPSESADDDLPSVMTCANYLKLPPYSTKEVMYKKLLYAISEGQGSFDLS